Within the Macaca nemestrina isolate mMacNem1 chromosome 5, mMacNem.hap1, whole genome shotgun sequence genome, the region aaagagcATTCAGTATATGAGGTAATGTAGCAGATTCTGGAGATAAGACAGGTAAAGTAACATAAGTAACATTTATGTTACTATATATGCCAGACATTTGCTGGTTATCTTATTCAATCATAATAACGCTGTGCTGTAGAAATTATTAAAACtcactttacagaggaggaaattaatGCTAACATAAGTATAATAACTTGCTCAGGACCTCTCAGCAACAGAAGGCAGTGGGGTTGAGAAGTATGAGGTGGGGCCCATGAAGATAGCGCCACATGACTATTCTTAGAGACAAACACAATATTCATTGTAATAGATCATTTAACAGCAATGTGGAAGGGGACGAAGACTTGGAAAACCAAGGAGATAATCTTTGGGAATGGGCAAAGGAGTCACAGAAGGCTTTAGAGGTTGATATTTAAGTTGTTACTTAAGGATGAGTAGGATTTACCAACTTCAATGCCAAGgctcacccccacccccctcACCCCCAATATATTAACCAAAATAAATTACTTACTTGAAATTgagaaaaacaattttgagaGAAATCTTCCTCAGATATATTATTCCatagttttaaaacaaataatatgatgacagtttaatttttaagttgCTTTTATGTGGCTTGTCTTGGGTTTTATTCTGAAATGAAATTTAGATTAGTCATTTTCTTGTTCTGAGAAACTAGGAGTATGCCAACATGTTTTAACTGTACATTTTTCACATATCAACATGTATTCTTATTTACAAAGTCTTTCATTTCACCATCTCAAACAAAACCTAATTTagtatataaattactttgaagtataaaaatatatatgcaaaacaatatatttattttaattcttgttATACTTCCTAGGTAACTgtaataaatggaagaaaaatagaaatcttgTGAACTGTTATATATTACACAAGGCATTTTTGAGGTAACACACTTTCTTTTACTATTTGAATTGTTTATATAGTAATGATCTTTGAacccaaagaaaattaaataactgcCCCAAAGTAAATTGAGCTCAAATTCTTAGTATTTCCCAAAACTATcatccaaaaagaaaacagaattggccaaaaaaaaaaaaaaaaaaaaaaaaaaaaaaaaaacgaaatttTCCATTGACAATTACTACTCATTTTTCTCAGAATTTACTTTGCTAGGCGTGTATTCAATTTCTGCTACAGAAAACAGTCCAGTTTACCAATCCTAATTAAGCAACaaagtatttttcatttataaaatgaaatatttaaaaacctacAGAGAGCTGGAAGAAACACAAGATCATctggaaaacttagaagaaatgacagaacacacacacacaccccaaacaaaaacactaaaaaggTTAAATAGGCTGTCATTAAGAGGGTCTTACTTTTACTTACTTTTACTTATAATACTTATGTTTGAACAGTAGACAGAGTTCTTTCTAATTGCCTAAGACACTCATTCCTGCCTTATCTGTATTTACATGGAAATTACAAGTTAACACAATTTCACCCAAAGTTCACTGTTCCTTAACTCCCATTATTTCCTCTTATTATCACTATGATGTTAAAATGGCAGCGAGATACCAAAGTGACATACCCCATACCACAGCCCATTTCTCACTTTATAAGTAAGttatatttctttgaaatatcCAGCGCCAATGACAATATCCTCTAAAACCTACTTTAACCCAACCTATTTAAACTTGAATCATTTTTCACTtagattatcttttctttttttttttttcttaaagagatagggtcttgccatgttgcccagactggtctcaaactcctgggctcaggcaatcttcctgcctctgcctcccaaagtgctgggattataggtgcccagcCCTAGATTATCTTTAATTCATTGAATTCTAATCCAATCAAAATCAAGATGAGAGAATATTTAATTATAGCACCAGAGGAACTTGAAAGGTTTCATAtattccctccttccttttttggAAATTGCATACATACAATTTTAGtatcaatttttgtttatgtttgccCTAAACTCCTTTTGCTGTAATCTTGTTTTCTTAAAGATACAGCCAAATCATCATAAAACAAATCCTACCATAATCTATTCTAGATTATAGATTaatgttattatatataataatatatattacatattattatataagAAGATTCTAAGCACTATTAGACACCGTAGGGTCTCAAAGATTTCTGAACTACATATGTGCAGTTCTTTTAATAATTCCTCTGAGGTtctgtatttttgtctttcaattaTTATCAATGCCTTCCTCCAACATTCCCTCATGTTTTGCGGGGAGAGGAGGTCAGTGTGAGGAGATGAGAGCTGAAGAGTCAAGATCCAAGATCCCCCATTTTCAAATCCAGCCTCACACCAACCAACACTAGGACACTGGACAAATCCCTGAGCCTGCTATGTAGACTTGTTTTCTTTATGTAAAACGAGTACATTTGACTAGAATGATGTTTCTCACCCCTTTTAACATTGCAAATAAAACTTGTTAGCAAAAAATTTTTTAGCACACTGGGACAACAGGAGGGCATCTGGAGGCATCTACATAGTGCCtggtgaaaaaaaattatattttctaagtacagaagataaaatttaaagtattatgGTAGATATTTTTTGACATATGTAATGctgaaaattttaatatgaatttcaAAACCAAACTTTTTCCCATcaagaatatttcaaaattaaaatcatgCTTTATTTCTGACAAACATACATGCACTATTAGGCAGTCACCTTGCAGAGCACATCAAACGCATATGATGAGCAGCATCCAATACAGGTGAATACAGATAGTGAGGCCTGGCGCTGGGCCACCAGGGACACCCTCCCTGCTTCCTTGTCCTCTCACTGTAAGTGGGTTGCACCTTGTGGTAGGTGGCATGTTCCTTTGGCACCGTGAATACAAACTCCAGTAACAATTCCATGATCCCTTTCCCACAAGAGGCAGCTGTACACTGTGGCTGGCTGCTGAAGTAGATTCCAAGTAGTAAGGCACACCTCATTTAATGCACTTAAAATATCAAAAGGAGCAGTAACTGCTGGTTGTCACTCACCATGCTATCTGTTCACAGGAACCCCAATGCCTTCCTTCAGCCCCCATTCCACTAGAACTACCCTTCTGTGAGCCATGTAACAGCAACTGAAAACTTTGAATTAGAAGATTTCTAACAATACCTAAAGTTAAAAACAGTATTGCAGTAATCATTCGTTTGTAACAACTATTatggtcttttatttttaatttcttaccAATTCCTGTAAGCAAAACATagcttaaaaatattaactttgaataGTATTACATGCACgtgattttaaaatactgaaaaattacCAAACTGTGTACTTAAAAAGTTAGTCCACTTTTGTCCTCTAGGCAACCACTTCTACACACTGGAGGCAACTACTGTCATCAGACTCTCCCGTATCCTCCCATGCACATTACATTCTATATctgcccatatatatatatatatatatatatggattttattataataaagaaTTTTATTCTAATACATAGGCATATATagtatacaaaaaatacatattttaaccaCACAAATGGCAGCAAACTGCCCACGCAGTCATGCCTCTTGCTTTTTTTCCTCGTATCTTAGACATGGCACCACAGCAGTACACATAATATTCTCTCATTACTTTTAAAGGCTGACTAGTATTTTGTAGAATACATATACCATAATTCACCCAACTACTTCCCTACTGATATATGTTTAGCTTGGTTCCAATCTTTTGCAGTAACAAATAATGCTGCCACAAATattcttacatatttatttgacatatatGCAAAATCTTCTAGAGAATAAAATCCTATAATGGAATTACTAGAACAAAATAtatctgtgttttaaattttggaaacCATTTTCAAACTGCTTTCTATAGAATATGAACACTTTAtaatcccaccagcaatgtatgaggctGACCATTTTCTCTTCGTCTCACCCTTCCCGAGTTACACTATACATAACTTTTGCTCATTTGATAGGTGACAAAGAGTATGTTGAAGCTTTAATTTACatctttattatattataaataaaattatacatcttttcatatgaattctctttgctaatttttctactggattattttctagttctttgtaTTAAGAGGAACTTAGCCCTTTGTGAAGTCTACAAATAAGTTTTACTAGTCTGTTTCTCTTTaactttgtttgattttttcccctatacagaattttatttttatgtcctaAAATCCAGCAATCTAGTATGCTATTAAAGGACTTCACCAATCCTGgattatgtaaaaaataattgcCCTACATTTTTTGTTTCGTTGTttcatatttaaatctttaactcCTCTGGAAGCCAACATTATTTTTCCAGATGACTAACTGGCTATCCcaacactgtttattaaataattattcttttccCTACTCATAAATGAAGGTGGGATCCATTTTCATATACAAGTTGAATATCTCTTAtctaaaatgcttgggaccagaagtgtttcagattttttcagattttagaatatttgcaaatacatGAGATATCTTGAGGATGGGACCAAACCTgaatgtaattttatataattttaaatagtgtTACACATGAAACAAagttgttttggttgtttttgaaacaggaacttgctctgtcacccaggctagaacgCAGTcgtacaatcatgactcactgcagacttcacctcccgggctcaagcgatcctcctgcctcagcctccgggaaCCACAAACGTgtaccaccctgcctggctaatttttgtatttttttgtagagatagggtctttccatgttgcctaggctggtctcgaattcctgggctcaagcaatcctcctaccttagcctcccaaagtattgagattacagacatgagccactgcatccagcctgaaacaaagttttgactgcgACCCCCCATCACAAcaaggtcaggtgtggaattttctacttgtggCATCCTGTTGGTGCTcaaaacatttcagattttgaaggATTTCAGATTATGGAGTTTTGGataagggatgctcaacctgtattaaGTTCTCATATATATTTGAGTTAATTCTAGTCTTTACTCTGTTTTAGTGCTGTCATGTGCCAAAACCATGTTActcttcaaaacattttaaaattaaaagtacttTACATACAAGTAAGaataataaaaccagaaattACTGGCTTGCTTTAATATATGAATCATTTTGCAGTTCCTAAATGCAATTTATATAATTAAGTTCAATATAATCATCATGCAATCATACATTTTGATTGACACATGTTTTGGAGACCATTACGAATCTCATGTCTCTTACTACATTTCTGGAACCATATCTAGAAAACCAATTTTTCCTTAATTTTGcacatggattttttaaaattataaaatcagtACATGTTCTCtgtaaaaaatctgaaaatataaaacatacctTCCAGAGATAACCAACTTTTATACTTTGGTGTATCTTTTTCCACACTTTTAATAAGTGACTATTTTGTAAActaatttttttcacataataCAATGACAGCACTTTCCCATGTTATTACACATACTTCTAAAACATGTCTTAAACACGTCCTCCCAAATGAATATACCCAGTTTATGTAACCATTTACCAATTGTTGAACATTTAGAGTTGTTCTCTGTGATGATTATCATCTATTTATTAATCATTGCAACAAATGAGTTGCAAGAATTAATAGATGAGTTTCAAGCACTGTGGTAAACATTAACTCTATAATGgtgaggaaaaagaaacacattatcAGGATTTCTGGAGCTTACAATCTATTTGGAAAAACATGTTAATCTCTAAGACATAAAATTACAATGACAGCAAGTGCTATGAGAAGAGTTCATGGTGCTTTGAGAGTCTATGATagggaaggcttccctgaggaaaGATAAACCGAAGTTTAGGTGAAAGACAAGTAAAAACATTCTAGGCAGGGGCAACGGCAGGTACAAAGCCCTCACTGTGGGAAGGAGCATGGCAAGAACAAGGGACTGAGATAAGGCCAACATGGCTGGAACAAAAAGAGTAAGTCAAGAACATGGCTCAAGTCATGACTAGACAGAAAGGTAATGGCCAGACTATGCAAGACCTTGTAAGACAGGTAGATGCCACCATATAAGACACAGAGTTTTGTCCATATCCTGAATGCAATGGAAAGTTACTGAAGCATATCAAACAGTAGGGTGATGTAATCaggtttgcatttttaaaagatccctcTGATTACAGGAAACAGATCAGAAGGGGAAAAAGTAGATTGGGATAAACCAAGATTAGGAGGCTACTGTACTAAACTTGACCAAAAATGCTAGTAGTTTAGGGTGGTGATGATTATGAAAAGAAGCAGATGGATTCAAAAGACAATCAGATTTGCCAAAAGATTTATGTTCATAGATTAAAATCCCTAAAACTATAATTATTGGGtcaaaaaagaacatttcaaggATTCTAATATACATTGCCAAACCGCCCTGCAAAGAGCAGTTTTCTTAATCTGTCAATTACCTTGTAGCTGTTCCTCTATCTGAAATTTTAAGTTCCTTAAAAATTCCTTTAACATGACTAATCCATATTTCCTTCACGAAGTCTTCCCTGACTCCCCTTTTTGCCTGGATATAGAATGTATCTCCCACTGAATCCTTGCTCTGTCTTACACACATTTCTATAGTCCAGTCATACTGCATTTGACTTAAGTTTACATGCCCATCATCTCTACTACACTGTGAGCTTCTGGAGGGTAAAGCTGTTCTTAAGGCACTTAAAGCTAAAATAACTTGCTACTCAGGGCTTCAAATACACGCTAAAAAAAAGTGACCAATTTGTTTGTGATGAGTCATCAAATCTCCATAGTGTTCCTGAAAATTTCTCCAATAATTGTAATCAAATAGGTGTTATAcgatcttaaaatatttttaaataacttagtAAAAAACAAAGTATGAACAAAGCAGATTCTAGTACAGAAATTTTTGAATCTGAGTTGTTGATACAcgctagttttttaaattattcttattgCAAATGTAACTccaatttaccaaaaaaaaaaaaaaaaaaaggttattctGGTAGTTtcttatatttaactttataaaatataaacaatgagaatatatttataatttgaaTAAGCATCTACGTAATCTTACACAGCATTTCAGAATTATCAATTTCTTATGTTGAAAAGTTTGATTTCATGGCTAACAGCATCTAGAATGATCTATCAAAATCTTCTCTAAGCTAGAGGAAGTGGCAGAGTTCCTTAGAGTAATCTTAAAGACAAGCAGCTCCCTCTATAGTCTGTCTGGCCTACTTTGTTTAATTACTTGCTTTGTGAACATCTCCCATTCTTCTATTTACTCCTACTCTGCATCTCAGCAGGGAAGCTCTTTGAAAGGATAGTTCTGTTTAACCTGGTGCTGAGGAAACTGTGAGAGCTGTCTAAACTCCGCATGAAGTGAGTTACATCAAGCAACTAAGCAAGAGTAGAGATGTGGAAAATGGACAGCTTCCCAAGTCTACCTAAGTCGAATCCTCAAATGAAGCCTGATGATTTTATCTCTAGTGAATTCTCTAAGTGGTCACACCTATATTCAAATCTAAATGAAAAAACATTGTCCTATACTTTATTCATAACCTTTCTTCCCTCCATTAATACGTTACCAAAATgttgttataaaagaaaaagttaacaaTTTCTTCTGTAAATGATATTGCTCAATTTGATTATGTCAAAATAATGttcaagacatttaaaaaactagttaaagaaatggagaggaagtttgcttttgttttttaaaaaattccataaCTCAGATGAAGAAACTTTACATGATTCCCTTAGGAATCAATATCCTCAGTTGGCAAGGGATTAAATCACTCAGGATTTACCATTCAAATCTGAatatcccactttttttttttttttttttttttaaaggcagggtctggctgtgttgcccaggctggagtgcgggggcgggatcttggttcattgcagcctcaaccttctgggctcaagcaattctcctgtctcagcttcccaaatagctagtactacaggtgcacaccaccacgcccagccaatttttgtttctttgtctgttCATTTTGTAgagactatgttgcccaggctggtctcccactcctgggttcaagggatcctcctccctctgccttccaaagtgttgggattagtggcatgagccacagcacccagccctgaatatccctctttttaaaaataccttttcaaATTTCACCAACTTAAGACATGGGAGTTTTTAAACCCAAAacactttatttcttaaattactCAAGATACGTCCTCAAAACACAGAACAATCAAAAGTCAACTGGACTGTTTTCTAAAGCAGAAAAATGCTTTTCATGCAATAATGGAAAAACTAAACTAGTAAAAGGGTATTAATCCAATCAGTTCAgaatttgtaatataattttgaaatggCCACttcatttgagaaaaaatatCTTTGGTTGCCATTTTTCAGGATCTCATTTGTAAGGCaaactcaattttaaaacattttctctccAAACCAAGGTAAAGCATTAAGGACCTCCCAAAATAATTCCTATATATGAAAAAAGTACGTTTATGGTATTTTATGTAGCATAGGTTTATCATGTGTTACACGTTTTTATTACCTTATTTTACTTGTTAGTAAAGATATAAACTATAAGGATATAATATAAACTACATTCATATCTTTGCATTATGTTTACATCTTTACTTTTAAACATATCTGTCTTCATTAAAAATTCTAGCATTCAGTTTTACTAAGTCAGACTGGCCTctcttttatattaataattttcacGTTTTATTTTATTGGACTAGTTTTCCGTGGGGAGATAATTCAAAAGCAGATAATTCTGCAGTTTTTGATTatgtttaattaatattaatcTCACTGGGAGTTTCTGACGTACTAATAAAAATGCTGGCTTGGTTTATGAAAAGTGTAAACTCTAAATGTATGCCAATGACTTCAAATTTTTTCTTGTTGAAACAAACATTTTTGTTGCAAACTGTGAACTATATAGCAAATTCAATTTGATAATCCttaatttaaaatttgactttCTCTGTATCAAGTTTTATGTCTTTCAATGTACATATAAAAAGTGtcactttttaattcatttaaaatataaatttcaaagtatataccaaaaaaaaaaaaaaccacacagtgGGGGTTTTTAGTCTTTGGTTTttacgggttttttttttttttttttttttaaataaggggCTGGTAATCTATTGTAGGATGTCCATGAAGGATGAAATAGGAAACAGttaatgtgtctttttaaaaatattcagaaaaacaaaagcatataatattctatatttttaaggAGCAATTTCTCACGTTATAGAATTAGTTAGCTTATAGTGAAACTCATTTATTTCCACAAACGAAACTTTCCTATGAAACAAAGCTTGACTATCTCTCAGGTAAACATATTTAATGACTTGTGTGAAGGAGAAAAAATTATGTGTGGAAAAGTAATTCAAACAATACAAGCTGTAATACACAGAAATGCCAGAGTATATCCTACTAGCATGTCCCTTTATGATTCGGAAATCTGGCTGAACAGAGCCATATCAACTTCACTATCTTATCCTTCCTCTACATCTGAAGTGAGAACAGAGCGTTACAGTGAAATTCCAATTGGAAACAAAGACAGCACCACTACATCTAAAAGGGCAGAAAACCTATTTTATAGAACACTTCATCTCCTcgatttcccagcctccaaagtTTCAAGTGTTACACTTTCAACACGTTAAAAGCACTCAAATTCCCCATCTTTCAAGGTTCATATCAAAATCATATTCACTAGTTTAAAAAGGAATATGCTACCAAATCTCACGACATTGACATTTTAACAAAGAGAATTCACATTAAAAGATAACAGCTTAGAATGAGTGCTTGTGTTTGGGAAAGCGCTATTATCTTGGTAGTCCACAGAAACTGACTGTAGTAACAAGATGAATGGTGATGAGGGCAAGGAGCATCAAGTGGGAAATGCTATTTAAAATCCCATAGGGCAATTCATAGCTAGAGGGAAGAGCATCCTTTCCTAGGAGGCATTATTTCCTAGAACTCCATTATTTCATGGAAGCAGTTCAAAGcatacaaaaaagcaaaaccatttTAAAACACCTAGTAAATTGGGCCTCTATCTTTTTTATATTATCATAAACCCCAAGAGTTTTTGAGAACGTACCTTCTGCACTGCTGTCTCTCCCCTTCTCACCCCTTCTTCAACATAgttgtgtttaaaaaatatacctGTACTTAAAACGCAAGCCTACAGCCCAGTCTAGGAGCCTTTCAAAATGTCTGTGCTGCTGAGTCGGGCTGTGGTTCCTAATAAATTCACCCCGTTAAGTGTGATATTTTACGTTGGGCAACATAAACACGCATTTCCTACTTTCATGGATGAACATTTCCTGAAAGCATTGCACCTGAGGATGCTGCCCTGTCCCCAGACGCTCTGGCACTAAACTCTAAGGAATCAGACCTGCACTCACAGCAGAGTCACACGGTCACCCCAGTGAGAAAGATTATCTGGCCCCAGGCGCCACTCTCTTCGGCCCACTGCATCTCCGGAAGGGGCAGAGGAGAGCGAGGGTGAAAAGAGGCCATGGGGAGCGACTGACAACAAGGCTGACACTTCCCCGTTTCCAGAAAGCGGCACTTCAGGGACACAAGGGATGCCCGGGGTCCCACTAGCGACCGACCTCAGAGCGGACCCTACGAACCCGTCCACCGATGGGCATGGCGCGGCCACCTGGCCCGCCGTCCGGGGCGCTCGCGGCTTTCGCTCCCCCGGCTCGCGCCCTGGAGTGCGGCTCCCGCTCCCGGCCGCCACACGCCGTGTAAACACTCGGCGCTCGCCGCCTCCCTGCCCGGGGGTGGGGGCGCCGCGCAGCGCTCGCGCGGACCCACATTTTTGCGCCTCTTGTCACGCGCGAGAGAAAAGGCGAGGAGGGCGTAGGGGAGGGAAGACGCGGCAGCGATCCACGGAGACGGCCGGCGCCGGCGGCGTGCGCGCGTGTGCGCGGCGGGGAGggcggccccggcgccccgccgACTCCCGCTCCCGCCCCGCGCCCGCTTACCTGCCGGGGTCGCTCCGAAGATTCGCACCACCGGCACCTTCTTGACAGGGGCCTGGGTGAGGGGGGATTGGCAGGTATCCAGCCCCTGCAGCGGGCTGGCCATGTAGTAGTCTGCAGTCACTATCCTCACTGAAAACATGTTAGCCGCCGCCGCCACTGCCTCCCTTCACTGGCGACCcggcagcggcagcagcagcggcggcggctcCCTCCGCAGCGGCGGCGCCCCCTCCCCTTCTCGGCTCGGCCCCCTCccctcacacacagacacctcgAGGAGCGGCGGCGGGCGGGGCGGTGTAGgcgctgctgccgccgccgcctcaGGAGCACCCGGCAAGAGGCCGCAGGAGAGAAGCCCTCGAGCTTTCGTCGGTGCTGGTGCTGCCGCCACTGCTGCGGCCGCCGGGAATCACACGGGCTCCTCGGTCCCAGGCTGCAGCTCTTGTTGCCATGATGATGATGTCACGGACGCAACcactgggggaggggaaaggggggTGTGTGTGGCGAAGGGAGGGCTGCGAGTAGTGCGGGGGAGGGGGCTCGGCGGGAAAGGAAGGGAGCGGGCGGGCGCCCGGGCGGAACACGGAGGGCGGGGGCCGAGAAGGTGCTTTCTCCCCCGCCCCCGGGGCACGCAGTGAGGGAGGCGGCCGGCGGCCGACAGGGCCCGCGCGGGATCGATGACTCGGCCGGCGGGCACGGTCACCTGGGTGAGGGGCAGCGGAAGGGGCGGCAGAGCACCGATCTCATGGATGGGCTTCGAGGGGCTTGCGGGAGGGGTGCGCCAGTGTTCGGGGCCGTTTTGGCGGCTATGCGGGATTGGCAGGAGCTGCGGTGCTCACAATTGCCTAGCCGACCGCCATTTCACATCCAGCAGAGGAGGCGGGGGCAGCCGCGGAGACGGTTTTTCACAAGGTAAGAAAATCCGCCCGCGGGAGGAGGGAGGCGAGGCGCAGATCTCGTGCCGCTGCGGCCTCGCGGGAGGGAAGGGCGGGCTGGCGGGCGGGCGGCGGAACGGGAGGGGCCGAGTGCGGAGGCAGCCGGCCCTTCTCAGGTAACGCCGCGGCTCCGCGCGTGGCCCGGGGGCGGTGCGAAAGGTGGGGGCGCGCGGGCGCGGGCTTCGGCCTATAAAAGGGCCGCCCTGGCGCTCCCCCTTCCCGAACGTGCCGCGCGAGCCGCCGTGCTCCCTCCTCCCTGCTGCTGCAGTGTCTGCGCGGGGCCATTTAGTGAGATTTGTTCACGCACGGCTCTTAGCTTTGCGAGGGGTTGGCGTATCCAGTGCACAGGGATTTCCCACTACCGTGTTTTTCTCCCGCCCCCTTCCTTCGCTCTCGCCCTAATATATCCTTCGTTGGTTTCCTCGGCCCCGCAGGCTGCGTCCCGGGCACGCGCAAGTACATGTAAGGACATGTCAGCTCCCG harbors:
- the LOC105492085 gene encoding spidroin-1-like isoform X1, yielding MLAAAATASLHWRPGSGSSSGGGSLRSGGAPSPSRLGPLPSHTDTSRSGGGRGGVGAAAAAASGAPGKRPQERSPRAFVGAGAAATAAAAGNHTGSSVPGCSSCCHDDDVTDATTGGGERGVCVAKGGLRVVRGRGLGGKGRERAGARAEHGGRGPRRCFLPRPRGTQ
- the LOC105492085 gene encoding uncharacterized protein isoform X2, with protein sequence MPGVPLATDLRADPTNPSTDGHGAATWPAVRGARGFRSPGSRPGVRLPLPAATRRVNTRRSPPPCPGVGAPRSARADPHFCASCHAREKRRGGRRGGKTRQRSTETAGAGGVRACARRGGRPRRPADSRSRPAPAYLPGSLRRFAPPAPS